A single window of Methylomarinum sp. Ch1-1 DNA harbors:
- a CDS encoding ArsR/SmtB family transcription factor, whose translation MEIEEENILYNDAEIHRAARCLKAMSHPLRLKILCVLGSNSISVQDIVEQVGTSQSNISQHLAILREKDILGYKKEANRVYYFIDDERMLKLIRMMREVFCTNC comes from the coding sequence ATGGAAATAGAAGAAGAAAATATTCTTTATAATGATGCCGAAATACATCGTGCGGCCCGTTGCTTAAAAGCAATGTCTCACCCTTTGCGCTTAAAAATCCTCTGCGTCTTAGGTAGCAATTCAATCAGCGTACAAGACATCGTCGAACAGGTTGGCACCAGCCAAAGCAACATTTCCCAGCATCTAGCCATACTCAGGGAAAAAGACATCCTAGGCTACAAAAAAGAAGCCAATCGCGTTTACTACTTTATCGACGACGAACGCATGCTGAAACTGATCCGCATGATGCGAGAAGTTTTCTGCACCAACTGCTAA
- the gpmI gene encoding 2,3-bisphosphoglycerate-independent phosphoglycerate mutase, with amino-acid sequence MVSRPKPLVLLILDGFGYREEETNNAIAMANTPCWDEMKKSSPMTLLDCSGDVVGLPDQQMGNSEVGHLHIGSGRLIRQDLSRVNQAILDGDFFENEVLCQAVDRALEKDKALHVLCLLSPGGVHSHEGQILAMLELAAKRGLKKIYLHAFLDGRDVAPKSAAASIKLVEEKFAELGAGRIVSLIGRFYAMDRDNRWERVEAAHKLMARGETEFRFHSAEEGLAAAYQRDETDEFVYPTAILDTQGQVTVIEPEDSVVFMNYRADRAREISRALTEPGFDGFDRGCEPHRGYYATLTEYHQDFDYPVAFPPAEVKNGLGETLSNQGMKQLRLAETEKYAHVTFFLNGGRDEPFEGEERILVPSPKVKTYDMQPEMSAPEVTEHLVGAVKGDQYDVIICNYANCDMVGHTGNLEAAVKAVETIDASLQQVVDALNSVKGQMLLTADHGNIELMVNEKTGQPHTAHTTNKVPLVHVGGSKPLLEGGGLSDLAPTMLAIMNLKQPVEMTGRSLIAD; translated from the coding sequence ATGGTAAGTCGACCTAAACCTTTAGTGTTATTGATTCTTGATGGCTTTGGCTATAGGGAGGAAGAAACAAATAACGCCATTGCCATGGCGAATACGCCCTGTTGGGATGAGATGAAGAAAAGCAGTCCAATGACGTTATTGGATTGTTCGGGAGACGTGGTTGGCTTACCCGATCAGCAAATGGGAAATTCGGAAGTCGGACACTTGCATATAGGCAGTGGACGCTTAATCCGTCAGGATTTGTCCCGCGTGAATCAAGCCATTCTCGATGGTGATTTCTTCGAAAACGAGGTGTTATGCCAGGCCGTCGACCGCGCGCTGGAGAAAGATAAGGCTCTGCATGTCTTGTGTCTGTTATCGCCAGGCGGCGTTCACAGTCACGAGGGGCAAATTCTGGCGATGCTGGAGTTGGCGGCCAAGCGCGGTCTGAAAAAAATCTATCTACACGCCTTCTTGGACGGCCGAGATGTGGCGCCGAAGAGTGCCGCCGCCTCGATCAAACTGGTCGAAGAAAAGTTCGCCGAGCTTGGCGCCGGCAGAATCGTTTCTTTAATCGGTCGTTTTTATGCGATGGACCGCGACAATCGCTGGGAGCGTGTCGAAGCGGCTCATAAGCTGATGGCGAGAGGCGAAACGGAATTCCGTTTCCATTCCGCTGAAGAGGGTCTGGCGGCGGCTTATCAGCGTGATGAAACCGACGAATTCGTTTATCCGACTGCGATATTGGATACACAAGGTCAGGTTACCGTGATCGAACCGGAAGACTCTGTCGTGTTTATGAACTACCGGGCCGATCGCGCCAGAGAAATCTCTCGCGCCCTGACCGAGCCGGGGTTCGATGGCTTTGACAGGGGATGTGAGCCTCATCGCGGCTATTATGCAACGCTGACCGAATATCACCAGGATTTTGACTATCCTGTCGCCTTTCCGCCGGCCGAGGTAAAAAATGGTTTGGGCGAGACCTTGTCGAACCAAGGTATGAAACAATTACGGCTGGCCGAGACGGAAAAATACGCGCATGTGACCTTCTTTCTCAACGGCGGCAGGGACGAGCCTTTTGAAGGCGAAGAGCGTATTTTGGTGCCGTCGCCTAAAGTCAAAACCTACGATATGCAACCTGAAATGAGTGCGCCTGAAGTGACCGAGCATCTGGTCGGAGCCGTTAAGGGCGATCAGTATGACGTGATTATTTGTAATTACGCCAACTGTGATATGGTCGGTCATACCGGCAATCTGGAGGCCGCGGTCAAGGCTGTTGAAACGATCGATGCATCGCTGCAGCAAGTTGTCGACGCCTTGAATTCGGTGAAGGGTCAGATGTTGCTAACCGCCGATCATGGCAATATCGAATTGATGGTTAATGAGAAGACCGGACAACCGCATACCGCGCACACGACTAACAAAGTGCCTTTAGTGCATGTCGGCGGTAGCAAACCGTTGCTGGAAGGCGGCGGTTTATCGGATTTAGCCCCTACGATGTTGGCGATTATGAATCTGAAACAACCCGTCGAAATGACGGGCCGCTCTTTAATCGCCGACTGA
- a CDS encoding Ni/Fe hydrogenase subunit alpha: MYEHLETAEQTENLKRVVVDPVSRVEGHGKVTLLLDDDNRVKQARLHIVEFRGFEKFIQGRPYWELPVMVQRLCGICPVSHHLAAAKAIDQLVGIDPENLPPAADKLRRLLHFGQVLQSHALHFFHLSSPDLLFGFDSDIAKRNIVAVLAEYPEIGLQGVKLRKYGQEVIRMVSGKRIHGSGAIAGGMNKALTKQERDYLLTDVEQIIEWAQGSVTLVKKVHRSNLPYYDEFATIRSNYMGLTKPNGALELYHGGLRAKNEQGETIFDHVDYCQYNQHIHEEVKSWTYMKFPYLTALGKEQGWYRVGPLARVNNCDFIDTPLAEAERLEFKQHGGEAMVHSTLAFHWARLIEALHCAESIKTLLNDADILSSDLCHQGEKRYEGIGVIEAPRGTLFHHYQVDDNDIVTKANLIVSTTSNNTGMNESVRQVAAEYLSGQTLTEPLLNNLEVAIRAYDPCLSCATHAVGKMPLQLELVDAQGQLLDRLVKHSDGELEQGL, translated from the coding sequence ATGTACGAACACTTAGAAACAGCAGAGCAAACAGAAAACCTGAAGCGGGTCGTCGTCGATCCGGTTTCTCGGGTGGAAGGGCACGGCAAGGTGACCTTGTTGCTGGATGATGATAACCGGGTCAAGCAAGCGCGACTGCATATCGTCGAGTTTCGCGGTTTTGAGAAATTTATTCAGGGGCGACCTTATTGGGAACTGCCGGTCATGGTGCAGCGCCTCTGCGGTATTTGTCCGGTCAGTCATCATCTGGCGGCGGCTAAGGCCATCGATCAGCTGGTCGGCATCGATCCGGAAAATCTGCCGCCGGCCGCCGACAAACTGCGCCGTTTGCTGCATTTCGGTCAGGTGCTGCAATCCCATGCCCTGCATTTTTTTCACTTGTCCAGTCCTGATCTGTTGTTCGGCTTCGACAGCGATATCGCTAAGCGCAATATTGTCGCTGTGCTGGCCGAATATCCCGAGATCGGTTTGCAAGGCGTTAAGCTGCGCAAATACGGCCAGGAAGTGATCCGTATGGTGTCCGGCAAGCGCATACACGGCAGTGGCGCGATCGCCGGCGGGATGAACAAGGCATTGACCAAGCAGGAACGCGACTATCTGCTGACGGATGTCGAGCAAATAATCGAATGGGCGCAGGGATCGGTGACCTTAGTTAAGAAGGTGCATCGTTCCAATCTGCCTTATTATGATGAATTCGCGACGATACGCAGCAATTATATGGGCTTGACCAAACCGAACGGCGCGCTAGAGCTCTATCACGGCGGCTTGCGGGCAAAAAACGAGCAAGGCGAAACCATCTTCGATCATGTCGACTATTGCCAATATAACCAGCATATCCACGAGGAAGTCAAATCTTGGACTTACATGAAGTTTCCCTATCTGACGGCGCTGGGCAAGGAACAGGGGTGGTATCGAGTTGGGCCGCTGGCGCGGGTCAATAATTGTGATTTTATCGATACGCCGTTGGCCGAAGCCGAACGGCTCGAATTCAAGCAACATGGCGGCGAGGCGATGGTGCATAGCACGCTGGCTTTTCACTGGGCTCGACTGATCGAGGCCTTGCATTGCGCGGAAAGCATCAAGACGCTGCTCAATGACGCCGACATCCTGTCGTCCGATTTGTGTCATCAAGGGGAAAAACGCTACGAAGGCATCGGTGTCATCGAAGCGCCGCGCGGCACACTGTTTCACCATTACCAGGTCGACGACAATGACATCGTCACGAAAGCCAATCTAATCGTTTCGACCACCAGCAACAACACGGGCATGAACGAATCGGTGCGCCAGGTCGCCGCCGAATACCTGTCCGGTCAGACGCTGACCGAGCCCTTGTTGAATAATTTAGAAGTGGCGATACGGGCCTATGACCCTTGTTTATCCTGCGCTACCCATGCAGTCGGCAAAATGCCGCTGCAATTGGAGCTGGTCGATGCGCAGGGGCAATTGCTAGATCGCCTGGTCAAGCACAGCGATGGCGAGTTGGAGCAGGGGCTTTGA
- a CDS encoding NAD(P)H-dependent glycerol-3-phosphate dehydrogenase, with translation MTTSISILGAGSWGTALAIQAARNDCSTLLWGHDSAKIKKIEQDKKNQRYLPDIDFPELLHVTDNLEQAVRFSSIILIAVPSHVFKDTLIKIAPFLSRDSKIAWATKGFDPEDGSLLHAVVGQVLGNHVATAVMSGPTFAGEVAAKLPTAITIASASPLFAMQLTEIYHNQYFRTYTSSDIIGVQVGGAVKNVLAIAAGIADGLGFGANTRAALITRGLTEIMRLGTQLGGQHDTFMGLAGLGDLILTCTDNQSRNRRFGLALGQGKSKQQAVTEIGQEIEGVSAARETYQLSQKLDIDMPITEQTYRVLYENLDPRKAVQNLLNRDQKAEV, from the coding sequence ATGACCACCTCGATCAGCATCCTGGGCGCCGGCTCCTGGGGCACGGCATTGGCAATACAGGCGGCCAGAAACGACTGCAGCACCCTACTTTGGGGCCATGACTCGGCGAAAATTAAAAAAATCGAACAGGATAAAAAGAATCAGCGCTATTTACCCGACATCGACTTTCCCGAATTATTGCATGTCACCGACAACCTGGAGCAGGCCGTGCGCTTCAGCTCGATTATCCTGATCGCCGTGCCCAGTCATGTCTTTAAGGATACGCTGATCAAAATCGCGCCCTTTTTAAGCCGCGACAGCAAAATTGCCTGGGCGACGAAAGGTTTCGACCCGGAAGACGGTTCGCTGCTGCATGCGGTGGTTGGCCAAGTCCTGGGCAACCATGTCGCGACTGCCGTGATGTCCGGCCCGACCTTCGCCGGCGAAGTCGCGGCGAAATTACCCACCGCGATTACCATCGCCTCGGCATCACCGCTGTTCGCGATGCAATTGACGGAGATCTATCATAATCAGTATTTCAGAACCTATACCAGTTCAGACATTATCGGCGTTCAAGTCGGCGGCGCAGTTAAAAATGTGCTGGCGATTGCCGCCGGCATCGCCGATGGCCTAGGATTTGGCGCCAACACTCGAGCGGCGCTGATTACTCGAGGGCTGACCGAAATCATGCGACTAGGCACACAATTGGGCGGCCAGCACGACACGTTCATGGGGCTGGCGGGATTAGGCGACCTGATTCTAACATGCACCGATAATCAATCGAGAAACCGACGCTTCGGTCTTGCTCTAGGCCAGGGCAAAAGCAAACAACAGGCGGTAACCGAAATCGGGCAGGAAATCGAAGGAGTATCGGCCGCCCGGGAAACCTACCAGCTGTCGCAAAAACTCGACATAGACATGCCGATCACCGAACAAACCTACCGGGTGCTTTATGAAAATCTCGATCCTCGTAAAGCCGTCCAGAACCTGCTTAACCGTGACCAAAAAGCCGAAGTTTAA
- a CDS encoding DsrH/TusB family sulfur metabolism protein, with translation MLHIIDHFPIKHETLAKTSIGDTVIFTDNAVYAVKQDDIDQNLARKTFAHINLCVRKADLLLRNISNRELFKGVAVLDDVDYRNVLSEEPAIRSLN, from the coding sequence ATGCTCCATATCATCGACCATTTTCCAATCAAGCATGAAACGTTGGCCAAAACCTCGATCGGCGACACCGTCATTTTTACCGACAATGCCGTCTATGCGGTCAAGCAAGACGATATCGATCAGAATTTGGCGCGGAAGACGTTCGCCCATATCAACTTATGCGTCCGCAAAGCCGATCTACTATTAAGAAACATCTCCAATCGGGAATTATTTAAAGGCGTGGCGGTGCTCGATGACGTTGATTACCGGAATGTCCTATCCGAAGAACCCGCCATCAGGTCATTGAACTAA
- a CDS encoding rhodanese-like domain-containing protein: MDQYLEFISNHYLLVLALAAVTFLLIQDFVEHSFNKFTGISPMIAVTKMNSDETKIVDVREPHEFIKGHIEDAINIPLGKFDDQLDTLQPFKNNPIIVVCQSGTRSVPACKTLVKSGFEQVFNITGGMQSWEDNKLPTKSTSKNKN, from the coding sequence ATGGATCAATATCTAGAATTTATTTCCAATCATTACCTGCTAGTTCTGGCTCTTGCCGCCGTAACTTTCCTGCTGATTCAGGATTTTGTGGAACACTCATTCAACAAATTCACCGGCATCTCTCCGATGATTGCGGTCACCAAGATGAACAGCGACGAAACGAAAATCGTCGACGTCAGAGAACCTCATGAATTCATCAAAGGCCATATAGAAGACGCCATCAACATACCGCTAGGCAAATTTGACGATCAATTAGACACGCTGCAGCCATTTAAAAACAATCCGATCATCGTTGTTTGCCAAAGCGGCACTCGCTCAGTGCCCGCCTGCAAGACCTTAGTCAAATCTGGCTTTGAGCAGGTCTTCAACATCACCGGCGGCATGCAGTCCTGGGAAGACAACAAACTTCCGACCAAAAGCACCAGCAAGAACAAGAATTAA
- a CDS encoding S41 family peptidase, which translates to MLRKKNLLILTLGFLLGVFLSTCGSVMAEREDAALPKDVQSLPFEELRTFTEVFGRIKQDYVESVTDKKLLEGAIRGMLAELDPHSAYLTGEQYQELKEGTTGQFGGLGIEVTMENGFIKVVAPIDDTPAQRAGMQAGDLIVKLDDQPVKGMTLVDAVKIMRGEPGSDIVLTVIREGETSPLVVTITRAIIKVKSVKSKLLEQDYGYLRISSFQSRTGQNLLDAVAELKKENGGELKGVVLDLRNNPGGVLNAAVEVSDSFLEEGLIVFTEGRIKNSEMRFNASPDDIIAGAPIVVLINAGSASASEIVAGALQDHKRAIIMGEKSFGKGSVQTILPTSNGTAVKLTTARYYTPSGRSIQAEGIEPDVKLARVKLESMEKAKFEPIKEADLSHHLANGNGKDDADKSKGDGEGEKSEEIRDYPLHEALTLLKGLSILN; encoded by the coding sequence ATGTTAAGAAAGAAAAATTTATTAATCCTGACTCTCGGCTTTTTGCTCGGTGTTTTTCTCAGCACTTGTGGCAGTGTCATGGCGGAGAGAGAGGACGCTGCATTGCCGAAGGATGTGCAGAGCCTGCCTTTCGAGGAGTTGCGTACATTTACCGAGGTGTTTGGACGCATTAAGCAGGATTATGTCGAGTCGGTGACCGACAAGAAATTACTGGAAGGCGCGATTCGAGGGATGCTGGCCGAGCTGGATCCTCACTCGGCTTATCTTACCGGTGAGCAGTACCAGGAGTTGAAAGAAGGGACGACCGGCCAATTTGGCGGCTTAGGCATCGAAGTGACGATGGAAAACGGCTTCATCAAGGTTGTTGCGCCGATTGATGACACGCCAGCGCAACGGGCCGGCATGCAGGCTGGGGATTTGATCGTAAAGCTGGATGATCAGCCTGTTAAGGGCATGACCCTGGTCGATGCGGTCAAGATCATGCGCGGCGAGCCCGGCAGCGATATCGTGTTGACCGTGATCAGGGAAGGAGAGACTTCGCCGCTGGTCGTTACGATCACTCGCGCCATCATCAAGGTGAAAAGCGTCAAAAGCAAGCTCCTGGAACAAGACTATGGATACTTGCGCATCAGCAGTTTTCAGTCTCGAACCGGGCAGAATTTGCTGGATGCGGTGGCCGAGTTGAAAAAGGAGAACGGCGGTGAGTTGAAAGGGGTGGTGCTCGACTTGAGAAACAATCCCGGCGGCGTGTTGAATGCGGCCGTAGAAGTCAGTGACAGCTTTCTTGAAGAAGGTTTGATCGTCTTCACCGAGGGCCGGATTAAAAATTCGGAAATGCGCTTTAATGCCTCGCCCGATGATATCATTGCCGGCGCGCCGATCGTGGTGTTGATTAACGCCGGTTCGGCCTCGGCCTCGGAAATCGTCGCGGGCGCTTTGCAGGATCATAAACGAGCGATCATCATGGGCGAAAAGTCCTTTGGCAAGGGCTCCGTGCAAACCATCTTGCCGACCAGCAATGGCACGGCGGTGAAATTAACCACGGCGCGTTATTACACGCCTTCGGGACGTTCGATTCAGGCCGAAGGCATCGAGCCGGATGTTAAGCTAGCTAGGGTTAAGCTGGAATCGATGGAAAAAGCGAAGTTTGAACCGATCAAGGAAGCCGATTTGTCGCACCATCTGGCCAACGGCAATGGCAAAGATGATGCTGATAAAAGCAAGGGGGATGGCGAGGGTGAAAAGAGCGAAGAGATTCGTGATTACCCCTTGCATGAGGCTTTGACCTTATTAAAAGGTCTCAGCATCCTTAACTAG
- a CDS encoding hydrogenase maturation protease, with protein MTKPVLLFGYGNLSRGDDALGPLLLEFIERNMDLSTIEILDDFQLQIEHALDLQGRQRVLFVDAAVNQEQAFVFSRLSPCKDESYSSHALSPTAVLHVYQSITGQTPPPAFLLSIQGVAFELGEALSVQAQANLQQACRFSEQLLKQNDLLDWLRQVEYARNIAA; from the coding sequence ATGACGAAACCGGTCTTACTATTCGGCTACGGTAACTTAAGTCGCGGTGACGATGCGCTAGGTCCGTTGCTGCTGGAATTTATCGAACGTAATATGGATCTATCGACGATAGAAATCCTCGACGATTTTCAACTTCAGATTGAGCATGCCTTGGATCTGCAAGGAAGGCAGCGGGTGTTGTTTGTCGATGCGGCGGTCAACCAGGAGCAGGCTTTCGTTTTTTCTCGTCTTAGCCCATGCAAGGATGAAAGTTACAGCAGTCATGCGCTGAGCCCGACGGCGGTGCTGCATGTCTATCAGTCGATCACCGGACAAACGCCGCCGCCTGCTTTTTTATTGAGCATACAGGGAGTAGCGTTTGAGCTAGGCGAGGCGTTGAGCGTTCAGGCTCAGGCTAATTTACAGCAGGCTTGCCGTTTTTCCGAACAACTGCTGAAGCAGAACGACTTGCTCGATTGGTTGCGGCAGGTTGAGTATGCACGAAATATCGCTGCTTGA
- the hypA gene encoding hydrogenase maturation nickel metallochaperone HypA has protein sequence MHEISLLEEMREILQQQARRQHFSRVRQVTLDIGKLSCVEPEALRFAFDVVMKDTLAEDAVLVISVSEGIGVCQNCNKRMSLESLHEPCRHCAHPFVNVIEGADMKIKDLLVV, from the coding sequence ATGCACGAAATATCGCTGCTTGAGGAGATGCGCGAGATCCTGCAGCAGCAGGCTCGTCGCCAACATTTTAGTCGGGTTAGACAGGTCACGCTTGATATAGGCAAATTGTCCTGTGTCGAGCCGGAGGCTTTAAGGTTTGCCTTCGATGTCGTAATGAAAGATACGCTGGCCGAAGATGCGGTATTGGTCATTAGCGTGAGCGAAGGCATAGGCGTCTGCCAGAATTGCAACAAGCGGATGTCGTTGGAAAGTTTGCACGAGCCGTGTCGCCACTGTGCTCATCCATTCGTTAACGTTATTGAAGGCGCGGATATGAAAATTAAAGACTTGCTGGTTGTATAA
- the secB gene encoding protein-export chaperone SecB, with the protein MAETNKPEEKQFSIQKIYTKDISFETPNAPKVFTSKWEPTVDFNLGTNVEKLEESVYEVSLTVTVTVKTTDTTAYLVEVTQAGIFSMDGFSDQEMGPMVGSFCPNILFPYAREVVSDLVSKGGYPQLLLAPVNFDALYAQHLQQAQQQEGNSETLN; encoded by the coding sequence ATGGCCGAAACAAACAAACCCGAAGAAAAACAGTTTTCTATCCAAAAAATCTATACCAAGGACATTTCTTTCGAAACGCCTAACGCCCCTAAAGTCTTCACCAGCAAATGGGAACCAACCGTCGATTTTAATTTGGGCACCAATGTCGAAAAGCTGGAAGAGAGTGTTTACGAGGTATCATTGACCGTTACCGTGACGGTCAAAACCACCGATACCACGGCTTATCTGGTTGAAGTCACCCAAGCCGGCATCTTTTCAATGGACGGCTTCAGTGACCAGGAAATGGGGCCGATGGTTGGTAGCTTCTGCCCCAATATATTGTTTCCATATGCCCGCGAAGTCGTCTCGGATCTGGTCAGCAAAGGCGGCTATCCGCAATTACTGTTGGCGCCGGTCAATTTCGACGCCTTATACGCCCAGCATCTGCAACAAGCCCAACAGCAAGAAGGCAACTCGGAAACATTAAACTGA
- the hypB gene encoding hydrogenase nickel incorporation protein HypB, whose product MCGICGCGQPEQNHAQHSHHGHEHHHHDEHETERLVRVEQDLLSKNNRYAEQNRAYFQRHGIFVLNLVSSPGAGKTTLLVETIKALKNDYRIAVIEGDQQTEHDADRIRASGVPALQINTGRACHLDAHGIGHAVKALNVEDNSLLAIENVGNLVCPSSFDLGEAHKVVVLSVTEGDDKPLKYPDMFHAADLMLLNKIDLLPYVDFDVERCLAYAKQVNPDIQVMPLSATRGENFAVWIDWLKHNLSVKDAA is encoded by the coding sequence ATGTGTGGAATCTGTGGCTGTGGTCAGCCCGAACAAAATCATGCGCAACATTCTCATCATGGTCACGAGCATCACCATCATGACGAGCATGAGACGGAGCGCCTGGTAAGGGTCGAACAGGATCTGTTGAGTAAAAACAATCGTTATGCCGAACAGAATCGGGCCTATTTTCAACGGCATGGTATTTTTGTTCTGAATCTGGTTTCCAGTCCGGGCGCTGGCAAAACCACGTTGTTGGTCGAGACGATTAAAGCTTTAAAAAACGACTATCGCATCGCCGTTATCGAAGGTGATCAGCAAACCGAACATGATGCCGATCGTATCAGGGCGTCCGGAGTCCCGGCTCTGCAGATCAATACCGGACGCGCCTGTCATCTCGATGCGCATGGCATTGGTCATGCGGTGAAGGCGTTAAATGTCGAAGACAACAGCCTGTTGGCGATAGAAAATGTCGGCAACTTGGTCTGTCCGTCTTCATTTGACCTTGGCGAGGCGCATAAAGTCGTCGTGTTGTCGGTGACCGAAGGGGATGACAAACCCCTGAAATACCCCGACATGTTCCATGCGGCGGACTTGATGCTGCTTAATAAGATCGATCTGCTGCCTTATGTCGACTTCGATGTCGAGCGCTGCCTAGCTTACGCGAAGCAGGTCAATCCGGATATCCAGGTGATGCCGTTATCGGCGACTCGTGGCGAAAATTTTGCCGTCTGGATCGATTGGTTGAAACATAATCTAAGCGTCAAGGATGCGGCCTGA
- a CDS encoding NADP oxidoreductase, with protein MADKIRVATTSLAGCFGCHMSLLDIDERMLQLVDLVEFDRSPITDIEHCTNCDIGLIEGGVCNSENVHVLREFRKNCKILVAVGACAINGGLPAIRNYMALEDCLKEAYIDGIGIENAQIPSDPELPLLLDQVHPIHEVVKVDYFLPGCPPSADVFWTFFTDLLEGRQPKLPYELVHYD; from the coding sequence ATGGCAGATAAAATCAGAGTCGCGACCACATCGTTGGCCGGGTGTTTCGGCTGTCACATGTCGTTGCTGGATATCGATGAGCGCATGTTGCAGCTAGTCGACTTGGTCGAATTCGATCGTTCTCCGATTACCGATATCGAACATTGCACGAACTGTGATATCGGCTTGATCGAAGGCGGGGTCTGCAATTCGGAAAATGTCCATGTGCTGAGAGAGTTTCGCAAGAACTGCAAGATTCTGGTCGCAGTCGGCGCCTGCGCGATCAATGGCGGGCTGCCGGCGATACGCAATTACATGGCGTTGGAAGATTGTCTGAAAGAGGCTTATATAGACGGCATCGGTATCGAAAATGCGCAAATCCCTAGCGATCCGGAATTGCCGTTGCTGCTCGATCAGGTTCATCCGATTCATGAGGTCGTTAAAGTCGATTATTTCTTACCCGGCTGTCCTCCCTCGGCCGATGTGTTTTGGACGTTTTTCACCGATCTGTTGGAAGGACGTCAACCGAAACTACCTTATGAGCTGGTGCATTACGATTAA
- a CDS encoding murein hydrolase activator EnvC family protein, producing the protein MTKSGGLIFFAGLLMTCSVCWGEQASASKERQLNQLQRQIKQVDADIGGLKREKERLLRQLQALEVQYGEVARTVKILQDNIGRQRKALQDIGRKMALTQKAIDGQKGELESQIRSAHAMGGRERLKVILNQQDPALSSRIMVYYDYLNKARLRKLEAVEKNYRALKQLEQQKRQETEALNTALRQRQREQSELQKVRSERETLLVQMERQYSTKKSQLERLKSNEKELQQLIAALQRRSSDTIFQGTPDKPFAQLKGRLPWPLKGRMVKKFGSRRSESRWDGVLINAKEGADIHAVTRGRVVYADWLRGYGLLTIIDHGKGYMTLYAFNQSLYKAEGDWVEAGEVIASVGSSGGRSHPALYFGIRRKGKPVDPLRWCRKIHKDRVG; encoded by the coding sequence ATGACAAAAAGTGGCGGTCTGATTTTTTTTGCCGGATTGCTGATGACCTGCTCTGTCTGCTGGGGAGAGCAGGCTTCGGCAAGCAAAGAAAGACAGTTAAATCAGCTCCAGCGACAGATCAAGCAGGTCGATGCCGATATCGGCGGTCTTAAGCGTGAAAAAGAGCGCTTGCTCAGGCAATTGCAAGCGCTGGAGGTTCAGTATGGCGAAGTTGCTCGCACCGTGAAAATCTTACAAGATAACATCGGTCGTCAGCGTAAGGCCTTGCAGGACATCGGCCGGAAAATGGCGCTCACGCAAAAGGCGATCGATGGTCAGAAAGGCGAGTTGGAAAGCCAGATTCGGTCGGCCCATGCGATGGGGGGGCGGGAGCGCTTGAAGGTTATCTTGAATCAACAGGATCCGGCCTTATCCAGTCGCATCATGGTTTATTATGATTATCTGAATAAGGCTAGGCTGCGCAAGCTTGAGGCGGTGGAAAAAAATTATCGTGCTTTAAAGCAGTTGGAGCAGCAAAAACGGCAGGAAACGGAGGCGTTGAACACCGCCTTGCGCCAGCGTCAGCGTGAACAAAGCGAGCTGCAGAAGGTCAGATCGGAACGTGAAACATTGTTGGTGCAGATGGAGCGGCAGTATTCGACCAAGAAATCGCAGCTGGAACGACTGAAAAGCAATGAAAAGGAATTGCAGCAGTTGATTGCCGCATTGCAACGCCGCAGCAGCGATACCATTTTTCAAGGGACGCCGGATAAGCCTTTTGCCCAATTAAAAGGTCGGTTGCCGTGGCCGTTAAAAGGTAGAATGGTCAAGAAGTTCGGCAGTCGGCGTTCCGAAAGCCGCTGGGATGGCGTCTTGATCAATGCCAAAGAAGGCGCCGATATTCATGCGGTGACTCGCGGGCGAGTCGTTTATGCCGACTGGTTGCGAGGTTATGGCTTGTTGACTATTATTGACCATGGCAAAGGCTATATGACCTTATATGCTTTCAATCAGAGTTTGTACAAGGCTGAAGGCGATTGGGTCGAAGCGGGTGAGGTGATTGCGTCGGTCGGTAGTAGCGGTGGGCGGTCGCATCCCGCGTTGTATTTTGGCATCAGAAGAAAAGGCAAACCCGTCGACCCGCTCAGATGGTGTAGAAAAATACATAAGGATAGAGTTGGATAA